In Ruania zhangjianzhongii, the following proteins share a genomic window:
- a CDS encoding ABC transporter permease, which produces MTGTPVLEALPERTTTPAAATTPRTHRRRPRPKALTVLPWLVIVAAVAMAVAPGLFTSADPLAGNAAAALAPPSAEHWFGTDATGRDVFARVAYGAIHSLSAALIAVSVGLVLGTTIGVLAGSVGGVVEDALMRVVDVLLAIPTLLLSLSVIILLGFGTTQAAVAVGAASVAAFARLARSEVVRVRQAEFVEAAFGSGGRPAAVIARHVLPNSLTAVLALAALHFGTAILAIATLGFLGYGAPPPTPEWGLMIAEGRNYVATAWWLTTLPGLVVVAVVLAANRISVNLGRTS; this is translated from the coding sequence GTGACCGGAACCCCCGTGCTCGAGGCCCTGCCCGAGAGGACCACCACGCCAGCCGCGGCGACCACGCCGCGCACGCACCGCCGTCGCCCGCGCCCGAAAGCCCTCACCGTGCTGCCCTGGCTGGTGATCGTGGCCGCCGTGGCGATGGCCGTGGCCCCCGGCCTGTTCACCTCGGCCGACCCGCTCGCCGGCAACGCCGCCGCAGCCCTTGCCCCACCGAGCGCCGAGCACTGGTTCGGTACCGACGCCACCGGCCGGGACGTGTTCGCCCGGGTGGCCTACGGCGCGATCCATTCCCTGTCCGCTGCCCTGATCGCCGTCAGCGTGGGTCTGGTGCTAGGCACCACGATCGGCGTGCTGGCCGGCTCGGTCGGCGGCGTGGTGGAGGACGCGCTGATGCGGGTGGTGGACGTACTGTTGGCGATCCCGACCCTGCTGCTCAGCCTCAGCGTGATCATCCTGCTCGGTTTCGGCACCACCCAGGCGGCGGTCGCAGTGGGCGCGGCAAGCGTGGCCGCCTTCGCCCGGCTGGCCCGCTCGGAGGTGGTTCGCGTGCGCCAGGCCGAGTTCGTGGAGGCGGCGTTCGGCTCCGGCGGGCGCCCCGCCGCCGTGATCGCCCGGCACGTGCTGCCGAACTCGCTCACGGCGGTCCTCGCCCTCGCGGCCCTGCACTTCGGAACCGCGATCCTGGCGATCGCCACGCTCGGCTTCCTTGGCTACGGCGCACCGCCGCCCACTCCGGAGTGGGGTCTGATGATCGCCGAGGGCCGCAACTACGTGGCCACCGCCTGGTGGCTGACCACGCTGCCCGGCCTGGTGGTGGTGGCCGTGGTGCTCGCCGCCAACCGGATCAGCGTGAACCTCGGGAGAACGTCATGA
- a CDS encoding dipeptide ABC transporter ATP-binding protein — MSTTAEPALGGVPRRGSGAPAVLQVRELSVAYATGRGRLGQVTHEVSLSIGAGDVVALVGESGSGKTTTAQSIIGLLPGTGAIVGGQVLLAGTDITGWSDQRMADIRGSRIGWIPQDPNNSLNPVKRIGDSLAEVLQIHRWADKAAIAERVIELLRRVGIPEPAERARQYPHELSGGMKQRVLIASAIALKPALIIADEATSALDVTVQRTILDLLDELREETGAAILLVTHDLAVAADRATEVVVLSGGRVVESGPKQQVLSHPRSDVTRQLLADAPAFARHARRGVAEVREKLAAAAEQPPAIEAIDLVQDFRLGARSLRAVDRVSFTVAPGTTHALVGESGSGKTTTARAVMAFTRPTSGQVRIAGTDVLALGSKQLRQFRARVQMVYQNPFSSLDPRQSVAEIVGEPLRNFGPRGRAGRRVRADRVSELLESVALPGELGRRRPAALSGGQRQRVAIARALAPNPEVLVLDEAVSALDVSVQAQILDLLARLQDELGVSYLFISHDLAVVRDLAHTVSVLSAGRVVESGITEEVFAHPAQPYTQALLEAIPGRAGLAPAGAAEETR; from the coding sequence ATGAGCACGACGGCGGAGCCCGCCCTGGGTGGTGTGCCCCGCCGCGGGAGCGGCGCACCTGCTGTGCTGCAGGTGCGCGAGCTGAGCGTGGCCTACGCCACCGGGCGCGGCCGGCTCGGCCAGGTCACCCACGAGGTGTCGCTGAGCATCGGTGCCGGGGACGTGGTGGCCCTGGTGGGGGAGTCCGGGTCCGGGAAGACCACCACCGCCCAGTCGATCATCGGACTGTTGCCCGGAACGGGTGCGATCGTCGGGGGCCAGGTGCTGCTGGCCGGCACCGACATCACCGGCTGGTCGGACCAGCGGATGGCCGATATCCGCGGTTCGCGCATCGGCTGGATCCCGCAGGACCCGAACAACTCGCTGAACCCGGTGAAGCGAATCGGGGACTCCCTCGCCGAGGTGCTGCAGATCCACAGGTGGGCCGACAAGGCGGCCATCGCCGAGCGGGTGATCGAGCTGCTGAGGCGGGTCGGCATCCCGGAACCGGCGGAGCGAGCCCGGCAGTACCCGCACGAGCTCTCCGGTGGGATGAAGCAGCGGGTGCTGATCGCGTCGGCCATTGCCCTCAAGCCGGCGCTGATCATCGCCGACGAGGCCACCAGCGCCCTGGACGTCACCGTGCAGCGCACCATCCTGGACCTGCTGGACGAGCTCCGTGAGGAGACCGGTGCGGCGATCCTGCTGGTCACCCACGATCTCGCCGTGGCCGCGGACCGGGCCACTGAGGTGGTGGTGCTCTCCGGCGGTCGGGTGGTCGAGTCCGGACCCAAGCAGCAGGTGCTCTCCCACCCGCGCTCGGATGTCACCCGGCAGCTGCTCGCCGACGCCCCCGCGTTCGCGCGCCACGCCCGCCGCGGCGTGGCCGAGGTGCGGGAGAAGCTCGCGGCAGCGGCCGAGCAGCCCCCGGCGATCGAAGCGATCGACCTGGTCCAGGACTTCCGCCTCGGGGCGCGGTCGCTGCGCGCAGTGGACCGGGTCTCCTTCACGGTGGCACCGGGCACCACCCATGCGCTGGTGGGGGAGTCCGGATCGGGCAAGACCACTACCGCCCGGGCGGTGATGGCGTTCACCCGGCCCACCTCCGGGCAGGTGCGCATCGCCGGCACGGACGTGCTCGCCCTCGGCTCGAAGCAGCTGCGACAGTTCCGCGCCCGGGTGCAGATGGTCTACCAGAATCCGTTCTCCTCCCTGGACCCGCGGCAGAGCGTGGCCGAGATCGTCGGTGAGCCGCTGCGTAACTTCGGACCCCGCGGTCGGGCCGGCCGCCGGGTGCGCGCGGACCGGGTGTCCGAGCTGCTGGAGTCGGTGGCGCTGCCAGGCGAGCTGGGCCGGCGCCGCCCGGCGGCACTCTCCGGCGGGCAGCGCCAGCGGGTGGCGATCGCCCGAGCGCTGGCGCCGAATCCGGAGGTACTGGTGCTGGACGAGGCGGTGTCCGCGCTGGACGTCAGCGTGCAGGCACAGATCCTCGACCTGCTTGCCCGGCTGCAGGACGAGCTTGGAGTGAGCTACCTGTTCATCTCCCACGACCTCGCCGTGGTGCGCGACCTCGCCCACACGGTCAGCGTGCTCAGCGCCGGGCGGGTCGTGGAGTCGGGCATCACCGAAGAAGTGTTCGCCCACCCGGCCCAGCCCTACACCCAGGCCCTGCTGGAGGCGATCCCCGGGCGCGCCGGGCTCGCACCGGCCGGCGCCGCTGAGGAGACACGATGA
- a CDS encoding putative FMN-dependent luciferase-like monooxygenase: MTTAPAKQLGFFTRLLDDVPPAERYRLALEQITRAEAAGYDAIAVAQHHFDAAEGGLPSPLPFLAYAAAHTSRVRLTTGVVTLALESPVRVAEDAVVLDALSGGRLELGFASGGSPGAFTALGLDFADRREIFEANLATVQRGLAGEPVTGTEGGPLLYPPGGTLAQRIWIATFSLPWAIEAGRRGHGLMLSRTQPRPEDTPDAPLADLQNPLIDAYLEHLPAGATPRISVARSVFVAEDGEHARDLALAGLRRAPFVAKTLGTDPAQAPLERLLAATDAHTGDPADVRATLAADTALARATHLSFQVHSIDPPHQDVLRSIDLIATEVAPHLGWSPSGGTA, from the coding sequence ATGACCACCGCCCCCGCGAAGCAGCTCGGCTTCTTCACCCGCCTGCTCGATGATGTTCCGCCGGCCGAGCGCTACCGGCTTGCCCTGGAGCAGATCACCCGGGCGGAAGCCGCAGGGTATGACGCGATCGCCGTCGCCCAGCACCACTTCGATGCTGCCGAGGGCGGGCTACCGTCCCCGCTGCCGTTTCTCGCCTACGCCGCCGCACACACCTCCCGGGTGCGGCTGACCACCGGAGTGGTGACCCTCGCTCTGGAGAGCCCGGTACGGGTGGCGGAGGACGCCGTCGTGCTCGATGCGCTCAGCGGTGGCCGGCTGGAGCTGGGCTTCGCCTCCGGCGGGTCCCCGGGCGCGTTCACGGCGCTCGGGCTGGACTTCGCCGACCGCCGGGAGATCTTCGAGGCGAACCTGGCCACAGTGCAGCGGGGGCTCGCGGGTGAGCCGGTCACCGGCACGGAGGGCGGGCCGTTGCTCTACCCGCCGGGTGGCACCCTGGCGCAGCGGATCTGGATCGCCACGTTCTCCCTACCGTGGGCGATCGAGGCGGGCCGGCGCGGGCACGGACTGATGCTCTCCCGCACCCAGCCGCGACCCGAGGACACCCCGGACGCACCGCTTGCAGACCTGCAGAACCCACTGATCGATGCCTACCTGGAGCATCTACCCGCGGGCGCGACGCCGCGGATCAGCGTGGCCCGGTCGGTGTTCGTGGCCGAGGACGGTGAGCATGCCCGGGACCTCGCGCTGGCCGGGCTGCGCCGCGCCCCGTTCGTGGCCAAGACCCTCGGCACCGACCCGGCGCAGGCGCCGCTGGAACGCCTGCTCGCCGCCACCGACGCGCACACCGGCGACCCGGCCGATGTCCGCGCGACCTTGGCCGCCGACACCGCGCTGGCCCGCGCCACCCACCTGTCCTTCCAGGTGCACTCGATCGACCCGCCGCACCAGGACGTCCTGCGGTCCATCGACCTGATCGCTACCGAGGTGGCACCCCACCTGGGCTGGAGCCCCTCCGGAGGAACCGCATGA
- a CDS encoding CMD domain protein, which yields MTTATTSADPGPDVTGPADLIDALLGIAPGDRLDAIRRARPAQREHTQRAYQALVRPVDATHVSVTERLVVAWYVAELHRHVGLAAHYRALLENHGADGGASSGASLTGAVLELVRVSAGSGPYGRYREPGLAGESTDGPRLRIGAALGDGVAELFGPRLTAALEHAHLLTFRPRESSAQALQALLEAGWSATGVVTLSQLVAFGSYQVRVVDSMAVLAGYDEQRVGVRGGSAAARGAAAGIGDGAAAGSAQGASAEAGTGSAPAAARSASAEAPSGDQVVTYPDLDRPEAFTQEPLG from the coding sequence ATGACCACGGCTACCACCAGCGCCGACCCGGGCCCCGATGTGACCGGGCCCGCCGACCTGATCGATGCGCTGCTCGGCATCGCGCCTGGTGACCGTCTGGATGCGATCCGCCGTGCCCGGCCGGCCCAGCGCGAGCACACCCAGCGCGCGTACCAGGCGTTGGTGCGCCCGGTGGACGCTACCCACGTTTCGGTGACCGAGCGGCTGGTGGTGGCCTGGTACGTGGCGGAGCTGCACCGGCATGTGGGGCTGGCGGCGCACTACCGTGCGCTGTTGGAGAACCATGGCGCCGACGGCGGAGCCTCCTCGGGTGCCTCGCTCACCGGTGCCGTGCTTGAGCTGGTCCGGGTGAGCGCGGGGTCCGGGCCGTACGGGCGGTACCGGGAGCCGGGGCTGGCGGGGGAGTCCACCGACGGCCCGCGGCTGCGGATCGGCGCCGCGCTCGGGGATGGGGTTGCGGAACTGTTCGGACCGCGCCTGACGGCGGCCCTGGAGCACGCGCACCTGCTGACCTTCCGGCCCCGGGAGTCCTCAGCGCAGGCACTGCAGGCCTTGCTCGAGGCGGGCTGGTCGGCCACCGGGGTGGTGACGCTGTCCCAGCTGGTGGCGTTCGGCAGCTACCAGGTGCGAGTGGTGGATTCAATGGCGGTTCTCGCTGGGTATGACGAGCAGCGGGTGGGCGTGCGCGGCGGCAGTGCGGCCGCCAGGGGTGCCGCGGCAGGAATCGGGGATGGGGCTGCCGCGGGCTCTGCTCAGGGCGCTTCAGCAGAAGCGGGGACCGGTAGCGCTCCCGCGGCAGCCCGAAGCGCTTCCGCTGAAGCGCCGTCGGGTGACCAGGTGGTCACCTACCCCGACCTGGACCGACCGGAGGCCTTCACCCAGGAGCCGCTCGGCTAG
- a CDS encoding alkylhydroperoxidase domain protein, translated as MPWLEPLAEDELTERHYDGLVERARGKNPYFALLARDPEVLGARTRADLDIFTNADGGLGRAERELAAAATSRVNGCVFCAHVHARVAARESGRVEDVQRLLDEGAEARVDATWDAVIDASAALAATPPSLGPAQVDQLRAVGLDDQAVADALSSAAFFNWANRLMLSLGEPRVPRRR; from the coding sequence GTGCCCTGGTTGGAGCCGCTGGCCGAGGACGAGCTCACCGAGCGGCACTACGACGGGCTGGTGGAGCGCGCCCGCGGGAAAAACCCGTACTTCGCCCTGCTCGCCCGCGACCCGGAGGTGCTCGGCGCACGCACCCGCGCCGACCTGGACATCTTCACCAACGCCGACGGCGGACTCGGCCGGGCCGAGCGCGAACTGGCTGCCGCCGCCACCTCCCGGGTGAACGGCTGTGTCTTCTGCGCGCACGTGCATGCGCGCGTGGCCGCTCGGGAGTCGGGCCGGGTCGAGGACGTGCAGCGGCTGCTGGATGAGGGCGCGGAGGCGCGCGTCGATGCCACCTGGGATGCGGTGATCGACGCTTCCGCCGCGCTCGCAGCCACCCCGCCGTCGTTGGGTCCAGCCCAGGTGGACCAGCTCCGGGCGGTGGGCCTGGACGATCAGGCCGTGGCCGATGCGCTCAGCAGCGCGGCGTTCTTCAACTGGGCGAACCGGTTGATGCTCTCCCTCGGCGAACCGCGCGTCCCGCGCCGCCGCTGA
- a CDS encoding sigma-70 family RNA polymerase sigma factor: MSVAQQQPAPTSEPGSDRAVVEAVRAGEISQFALLYERYSREAMGIARRQVGADEAQDLVQETFAKVLRAIQNGGGPTEDVAGYIFRTLRNLRIDRGGQREFATDDVESAGPAGLWVVPDTSDEVLDRGLVSDAFAELPPRWREVLWLTEVEGVGPGELSDRMGIKATAVSTLSLRARAGFRSAWLQAHVRAGSAPSGCRPVVTRLGDYQTGRLSSRRRAQVESHLDECDHCPAVVAELAAVSGHMGALLLPVVVLAPKALWWVFGGWGVKAGFLLWGTKATLNRLRDPKVAAGSVGGAATVAVVTAVAMAMTAPPEPPPAAGPAPSASAPAPNSSGQSSSSSGSSTGDDQAEPDDAEEPADQPEPADSPASVPAAPVDPGPEPVDPAPVQQDSPAPAEEPVDEPTQASEPDDPAPEPEEPTDEPTDPAPEPEEPETTAPDAPIVTDAPAGQTTMVYGGTLELTGTDAVPGARITATDADGDPVAEGQVDDDGNWTLEIGNPGSGGEPGGGMPGLASGGTASRSVTARGLADVAAERGDEDDDDRGDGGDDDEGDEGAGDDDAGDGVAEDGEGTTDGGHYFTLTQTVPDGASDEYAGASEPVTVGPFSWVAPLAVLSPEDGGEAEVTQSGGGWADYIWVEYQHDCRFDVQFFLNGSPVELHDLVPIDVCDPTSGLLTGRDHLHGVTSRSYELAMQYVDDDGELVGNPATVCFTAVSTRDAGEDDGDGDDSGDDRDCPEPDSEPTGS, from the coding sequence ATGTCGGTCGCGCAGCAGCAGCCTGCTCCGACCTCGGAACCCGGAAGTGACCGGGCCGTGGTCGAGGCCGTGCGTGCCGGCGAGATCAGCCAGTTCGCGCTGCTCTACGAACGCTACAGCCGTGAGGCGATGGGCATCGCCCGCCGGCAGGTCGGCGCCGATGAAGCGCAGGACCTGGTGCAGGAGACGTTTGCGAAGGTGCTGCGCGCGATCCAGAACGGTGGCGGGCCCACGGAGGACGTTGCCGGATACATCTTCCGGACGCTGCGCAACCTGAGGATCGACCGCGGCGGGCAGCGCGAGTTCGCCACCGACGATGTGGAGAGCGCGGGCCCCGCCGGACTCTGGGTGGTGCCGGACACCTCCGACGAGGTCCTCGACCGGGGGCTGGTCTCCGATGCGTTCGCCGAACTACCGCCGCGTTGGCGCGAGGTGCTCTGGCTCACCGAGGTGGAGGGGGTCGGTCCCGGGGAGCTCTCCGACCGGATGGGGATCAAGGCGACGGCGGTCTCCACCCTGTCGTTGCGCGCTCGCGCGGGGTTCCGGTCCGCCTGGCTGCAGGCACACGTGCGCGCGGGGTCGGCACCGAGCGGATGCCGACCAGTGGTCACCCGCCTGGGGGACTATCAGACGGGGCGGCTGTCCAGTCGGCGGCGGGCGCAGGTGGAGTCGCACCTGGACGAGTGCGACCACTGCCCGGCCGTGGTGGCCGAGCTGGCGGCGGTCTCCGGGCACATGGGCGCGCTGCTGCTGCCCGTTGTGGTGCTGGCGCCGAAGGCTCTGTGGTGGGTGTTCGGCGGCTGGGGCGTCAAGGCCGGTTTCCTGCTCTGGGGCACGAAGGCGACGCTGAACCGGCTGCGGGACCCGAAGGTGGCTGCTGGCTCGGTGGGCGGCGCGGCGACCGTGGCGGTGGTGACCGCTGTGGCGATGGCGATGACTGCGCCGCCGGAGCCCCCTCCGGCGGCGGGCCCTGCGCCGAGTGCCAGTGCTCCCGCGCCGAACAGCTCGGGACAGAGCTCCTCCAGCTCAGGCTCGTCCACCGGCGACGACCAGGCCGAGCCCGATGATGCTGAGGAGCCCGCCGACCAGCCGGAGCCGGCTGACTCTCCAGCATCTGTTCCGGCGGCGCCGGTCGACCCCGGCCCTGAGCCGGTTGATCCAGCGCCGGTGCAGCAGGATTCTCCGGCGCCGGCAGAAGAGCCAGTGGATGAGCCGACACAGGCGTCGGAGCCCGACGACCCGGCGCCGGAGCCGGAAGAACCGACCGACGAACCGACAGATCCCGCACCAGAGCCAGAAGAGCCGGAGACCACGGCTCCCGATGCCCCCATCGTCACCGATGCGCCAGCTGGACAGACCACCATGGTCTACGGGGGCACGCTCGAGCTGACCGGTACCGACGCGGTCCCGGGCGCGAGGATCACAGCGACCGATGCCGACGGTGACCCGGTGGCGGAGGGCCAGGTCGATGACGACGGCAACTGGACCCTCGAGATAGGAAATCCCGGGTCCGGGGGCGAGCCCGGCGGTGGGATGCCCGGGCTGGCCAGCGGCGGGACGGCATCGAGGAGCGTGACCGCTCGCGGACTTGCTGACGTCGCTGCCGAGCGCGGTGATGAGGACGACGACGACCGCGGCGATGGAGGCGATGATGATGAGGGCGACGAGGGTGCTGGCGACGACGACGCAGGCGACGGTGTGGCCGAGGACGGTGAGGGCACGACTGACGGGGGCCACTACTTCACGCTGACTCAGACGGTCCCGGACGGGGCTTCCGACGAGTATGCGGGGGCGTCCGAGCCGGTGACAGTGGGGCCGTTCAGCTGGGTGGCTCCGCTCGCGGTGCTCAGTCCGGAGGACGGCGGCGAAGCAGAAGTCACCCAATCAGGCGGCGGGTGGGCCGACTACATCTGGGTGGAGTACCAGCACGACTGCCGGTTCGACGTTCAGTTCTTCCTCAACGGGAGCCCGGTGGAACTCCACGACCTTGTGCCGATCGATGTATGTGATCCGACCTCGGGTCTGCTGACCGGCAGGGACCATCTTCATGGCGTCACGTCTCGCTCGTACGAGCTCGCCATGCAGTACGTGGACGACGATGGTGAACTCGTCGGCAACCCGGCCACCGTGTGCTTTACCGCCGTCTCTACCAGGGACGCGGGCGAGGACGACGGTGATGGCGACGATTCCGGCGACGACCGCGACTGTCCCGAGCCAGACTCCGAGCCCACCGGTAGCTAA
- a CDS encoding amidohydrolase — protein MIWLPAHLRGTDPGATMASMDRAHRNDGFADLIQLRRDLHRRPELGFTEIETAARVITELTGVADDVRYGSDVLDTAAAPSLPADAELAEARERARTAGVRADLVEALGYGATGVVATVAGDRPGPVLALRFDMDALPVTEDDSDAHLPVREGFASQRAGLMHACGHDGHTAIGVELVRRLAAERHFAGTVRAIFQPAEEGVRGATPMVAAGVLDGVEVMFGVHLGLNLPVGEVSGGVEGVMATRKFTAAFTGQAAHAALAPAEGRNALLAGASAALGLHALPPISGATTRVNVGRMIAGTTPNVIAEHALLACEIRASDDAALAALDARAEQVIAGAATMYDVAATVRTTGASLVAQCDATVVDPMLAAAETVPGIERAHRSAVMNASDDITVMMHAVQEAGGRGTYAVVGASNPAPHHNRRFDVDEAALPLAVDWLEAAVRMGM, from the coding sequence GTGATCTGGCTGCCTGCGCACCTGCGCGGCACAGACCCTGGTGCGACGATGGCCAGCATGGACCGCGCACACCGCAACGACGGCTTCGCCGACCTGATCCAGCTCCGCCGGGACCTGCACCGCCGCCCCGAGCTGGGCTTCACCGAGATCGAGACCGCCGCCCGGGTGATCACCGAGCTCACCGGCGTGGCCGACGACGTCCGCTACGGCTCGGACGTGCTGGACACCGCTGCGGCACCCAGTCTGCCCGCCGACGCGGAGCTCGCTGAGGCGCGCGAGCGCGCGAGGACCGCCGGAGTGCGCGCGGATCTGGTCGAGGCGCTCGGCTACGGGGCTACCGGCGTGGTGGCCACCGTCGCCGGCGACCGGCCCGGACCGGTGCTAGCGCTGCGGTTCGACATGGACGCCCTCCCGGTCACCGAAGATGACTCCGACGCTCACCTGCCGGTCCGGGAAGGTTTCGCCTCCCAGCGAGCAGGGTTGATGCACGCCTGCGGCCACGACGGCCACACCGCGATCGGGGTGGAGCTGGTCCGCCGGCTGGCGGCCGAGCGACACTTCGCCGGCACGGTGCGGGCGATCTTCCAACCCGCGGAGGAAGGGGTCCGCGGTGCCACTCCGATGGTCGCCGCGGGCGTGCTCGACGGTGTGGAGGTGATGTTCGGGGTGCACCTGGGCCTGAATCTGCCGGTCGGAGAGGTCTCTGGCGGGGTGGAGGGTGTGATGGCCACGCGTAAGTTCACCGCTGCCTTCACCGGCCAGGCTGCGCACGCGGCGCTCGCCCCGGCCGAAGGGCGCAATGCGCTCCTCGCCGGTGCCAGCGCGGCGCTCGGTCTGCATGCTCTGCCGCCGATCTCCGGGGCCACTACCCGGGTGAACGTGGGCCGGATGATCGCCGGCACCACGCCCAACGTGATCGCCGAACACGCGTTGCTCGCGTGCGAGATCCGCGCCTCCGACGACGCCGCCCTCGCGGCCCTGGACGCGCGCGCCGAGCAGGTGATCGCCGGTGCAGCGACCATGTATGACGTGGCAGCCACCGTTCGCACCACCGGGGCCTCGCTGGTCGCCCAGTGCGACGCCACCGTCGTCGACCCGATGCTCGCCGCGGCTGAGACTGTGCCCGGTATCGAGCGAGCCCACCGGTCCGCGGTGATGAATGCCAGCGACGACATCACCGTGATGATGCACGCCGTACAAGAAGCCGGCGGCCGGGGAACCTACGCCGTGGTCGGCGCGAGTAATCCGGCACCGCACCACAACCGCCGCTTCGATGTGGACGAGGCCGCGTTGCCCCTGGCGGTGGACTGGCTCGAGGCCGCCGTGCGCATGGGTATGTGA
- a CDS encoding cation diffusion facilitator family transporter — translation MKRQPPTHGRDHSHNHAVTATSANRRKLVAVLAITLSVMVVQAIGAWISGSLSLLADAGHMLTDSAGVAIALLAATLATRPATDLRTFGWQRAEILAALANATVLCAVGVLVIREAFLRWGAEPEVESGIMLGAAVLGAIANLVSLAILTKARGQSLNMRGAYLEVFGDLLGSVAVIAAAIVIMTTGWVRADAIASFAIGLLILPRAILLLKDVADVLLESTPKDVDLTRVREHIAGIPGVVDVHDLHAWTITSGVPVLSAHVVLDADEVDYELGCRTLDALDECLEGHFDVAHCTFQLEPKGHLRHERAVHD, via the coding sequence ATGAAGAGGCAGCCCCCTACCCATGGGCGTGACCACAGCCACAATCACGCCGTGACCGCCACCAGCGCGAACCGGCGCAAGCTGGTTGCGGTGCTGGCGATCACCCTCTCCGTGATGGTGGTCCAGGCGATCGGCGCCTGGATCTCCGGTTCGTTGTCCCTGCTCGCGGACGCCGGGCACATGCTCACCGACTCCGCCGGTGTGGCGATCGCGCTGCTCGCCGCCACTCTGGCCACACGGCCGGCCACCGACCTACGCACCTTCGGCTGGCAACGCGCGGAGATCCTCGCGGCCCTGGCGAACGCCACCGTGCTGTGCGCCGTCGGGGTGCTGGTGATCCGGGAAGCCTTCCTGCGCTGGGGCGCCGAGCCGGAAGTGGAGTCCGGCATCATGCTCGGCGCCGCCGTGCTCGGCGCGATCGCCAACCTGGTCTCCCTGGCCATCCTCACCAAGGCGCGCGGGCAGAGCCTGAACATGCGCGGCGCCTACCTGGAGGTGTTCGGCGACCTGCTCGGCTCGGTTGCCGTGATCGCCGCCGCCATCGTGATCATGACCACCGGCTGGGTCCGGGCCGACGCCATCGCCTCGTTCGCGATCGGACTGCTCATCCTGCCCCGGGCGATCCTGCTGCTCAAGGATGTGGCGGACGTTCTGCTGGAGTCCACCCCCAAAGATGTGGACCTGACCCGGGTGCGCGAGCACATCGCCGGCATCCCGGGCGTGGTGGACGTGCACGACCTGCACGCCTGGACCATCACCAGCGGAGTGCCAGTGCTCTCCGCGCACGTGGTCCTCGATGCCGATGAGGTGGACTACGAGCTCGGCTGCCGCACCCTGGACGCGCTCGACGAGTGCCTGGAGGGCCACTTCGACGTGGCGCACTGCACCTTCCAGCTCGAGCCGAAGGGACACCTGCGGCACGAGCGTGCCGTGCACGACTGA
- a CDS encoding TRAP transporter substrate-binding protein, which translates to MSTPFTRRHLLVTTTASVLVLGLAACSQDAIDGEAAEGETFTLVAGHQLAADTPFDEGLDHFAELVEEYTDGQVTVEVHPNAELGTETEMFQAMQSGTMDVAIVAPGSIAEFVPETSILSMPFLVTTREQRDAIIEGPIAEELAGSMEETAGIFPMTYFGGGIRQMFFTEPAQSLQDVEGRLFRVQPSEVLTDSFAAVGLEPTVVAYNELYNGLQTGVVDGAENESVFIDSQKFYEPAPNILVTNHEVTIRPLVVARASLDRLPEDVQEQVLQAATEAGEFERDLEAETDDEILQQLGEMEGVTLEEADVSGAIDDVRPVWEEYAAQWGAEDMLQQIIDLREDA; encoded by the coding sequence ATGAGTACCCCGTTCACCCGCCGCCACCTTCTGGTGACCACCACTGCCTCCGTGCTCGTGCTCGGTCTCGCGGCGTGCAGCCAAGATGCCATCGATGGCGAAGCAGCTGAGGGAGAGACGTTCACCCTCGTCGCCGGCCACCAGCTTGCTGCAGACACCCCCTTCGACGAGGGCCTGGACCACTTCGCCGAACTGGTCGAGGAGTACACCGACGGTCAGGTGACCGTCGAGGTGCATCCGAATGCCGAGCTCGGCACCGAGACGGAGATGTTCCAGGCGATGCAGTCCGGGACGATGGACGTCGCGATCGTCGCCCCCGGCTCGATCGCAGAGTTCGTTCCGGAGACCTCGATCTTGTCCATGCCCTTCCTGGTCACCACCCGGGAACAGCGGGACGCGATCATCGAGGGACCGATTGCCGAGGAACTGGCCGGCTCGATGGAGGAGACCGCCGGGATCTTCCCGATGACCTACTTCGGTGGCGGGATCCGGCAGATGTTCTTCACCGAGCCGGCGCAGAGTCTGCAGGACGTGGAGGGCCGCCTGTTCCGGGTCCAGCCCTCTGAGGTGCTCACCGACTCCTTCGCTGCCGTCGGTCTGGAACCGACGGTGGTCGCCTACAACGAGCTCTACAACGGTCTGCAGACCGGTGTGGTGGACGGAGCGGAGAACGAGTCGGTGTTCATCGACTCGCAGAAGTTCTACGAGCCGGCCCCGAACATCCTGGTGACCAACCACGAGGTGACCATCCGACCGCTCGTCGTCGCGCGGGCGTCGCTGGACCGGTTGCCGGAGGACGTGCAGGAGCAGGTACTCCAGGCCGCGACCGAGGCCGGTGAGTTCGAGCGCGACCTCGAGGCAGAGACCGATGACGAGATCCTCCAGCAGCTGGGGGAGATGGAGGGCGTCACGCTTGAGGAGGCCGATGTCTCCGGTGCGATCGACGACGTTCGCCCAGTCTGGGAGGAGTACGCCGCCCAGTGGGGCGCAGAGGACATGCTCCAGCAGATCATTGACCTGCGGGAGGACGCATGA